The following are encoded together in the Coregonus clupeaformis isolate EN_2021a chromosome 24, ASM2061545v1, whole genome shotgun sequence genome:
- the LOC121538058 gene encoding ras-related protein Rap-1A codes for MREYKLVVLGSGGVGKSALTVQFVQGIFVEKYDPTIEDSYRKQVEVDGQQCMLEILDTAGTEQFTAMRDLYMKNGQGFALVYSITAQSTFNDLQDLREQILRVKDTEDVPMILVGNKCDLEDERVVGKEQGQNLARQWNNCAFLESSAKSKINVNEIFYDLVRQINRKTPIEKKKAKKKSNCTLL; via the exons ATGCGTGAATACAAACTAGTGGTGTTAGGCTCCGGAGGTGTCGGCAAATCGGCACTG ACAGTCCAATTTGTACAAGGTATTTTTGTGGAAAAATATGACCCCACAATAGAAGACTCCTACAGAAAG caAGTTGAAGTGGACGGGCAGCAATGCATGCTTGAAATCCTTGACACAGCTGGAACA GAGCAGTTCACAGCAATGAGGGACCTGTACATGAAGAACGGTCAAGGCTTCGCTCTTGTATACTCCATCACGGCACAGTCCACGTTTAACGATCTACAGGACCTGAGGGAACAGATCCTGAGAGTAAAGGACACTGAGGAT GTCCCCATGATCCTGGTAGGCAACAAGTGTGACCTGGAGGATGAGCGTGTGGTGGGCAAAGAGCAGGGTCAGAACCTGGCCAGACAGTGGAACAACTGTGCCTTTCTAGAGTCCTCAGCTAAATCAAAGATCAACGTTAATGAG ATTTTCTATGACCTGGTCAGACAGATCAATAGGAAAACGCCGATAGAAAAGAAGAAAGCAAAGAAGAAGTCAAATTGCACACTGCTCTAA
- the LOC121538057 gene encoding leiomodin-1-like, with translation MSRRKVRNQRPAESEEDSDIDNLLAALTPAEVEELKSELTVIDPDPTVPVGLRQKNQTDKQPSIKYNRGAMLDYCERETKKLIQRELSFEEPTTDRVKRERLKKMGKSCDSFFYFKSDDQDDQDVMDLNFSAVETPKEDISKDKEEKPQSKNLKGEGGSGEGNEERPHSRSGGDEDKDHEKKEDTIVEKSSEVQVEEKEKKEECIKKEKGSNKTLDLISKLQTKKEDTKEKEKKDIRKKTDSKTKGLISKLQGQAEKDDTKEKEKKEKPPQMKDSKIRGMFSKVEEKQKELRGTEIKEKRNNEKDKESENTKSHRKPSRVQDETQRDSQKKTERTPNKYSKASNVNLENSSREERSAGEVMEGDEEDEEASMFDELLEHVRKDDPLMTELNVNNSDVIKNHTLIQFAEALQHNTHVKTFALANTRADDHVAYAIAGTLRNNTSLTNVILDSNHLTGKGILAVVHALDKNFTVTELRFHNQRHICGGKTEMEMANALRNNTRLLKLGYVFELAGPRMTMTNILSRNMDLQRQRRLEEKKQAQQQAQPSQQPQPFQPSRQTPQPQTNTKKNTLPLGKFSREPSTQPQPKSVGETNRTGNLLKTSPFLSPPKPSPEPFHNVSPKAGDKASPKAVGKLNPKAWGGRSGPGSTTPPPKAGDGVSGPGSTPPPPQALKAGRSGPAPPPPPPAPVLEGLRKALMPASQRKLNRQTSRHGERNTRDQLLDSIRNSTMKALKKVDVPKLLQ, from the exons ATGTCTAGGAGGAAAGTGCGGAATCAACGCCCCGCCGAGAGCGAGGAGGACTCCGATATTGACAACCTGTTAGCCGCTCTGACACCCGCCGAGGTGGAAGAGCTGAAGAGCGAACTGACCGTTATTGACCCGGATCCAACTGTGCCAGTCGGGCTCCGGCAGAAGAACCAGACAGACAAGCAGCCGTCAATAAAATACAATAGGGGGGCGATGCTTGACTACTGTGAGCGCGAAACCAAGAAACTAATTCAAAGGGAGCTGTCCTTTGAG GAGCCAACAACTGACAGAGTGAAACGGGAACGCCTGAAGAAGATGGGGAAGAGCTGTGATAGTTTCTTCTACTTCAAGTCAGATGACCAGGATGACCAGGATGTCATGGACCTAAACTTCTCTGCTGTGGAGACCCCTAAGGAGGACATATCCAAGGACAAAGAGGAAAAACCTCAGAGCAAAAACTtgaagggtgagggagggagtggagagggtaATGAGGAAAGACCACATAGTAGGTCAGGAGGAGATGAGGACAAAGACCATGAAAAAAAGGAAGATACGATTGTTGAAAAAAGCAGTGAAGTACAGGTTGAAGAAAAGGAGAAAAAGGAGGAGTGCATAAAAAAAGAGAAGGGTAGCAACAAAACACTTGACCTTATCTCAAAATTGCAAACAAAAAAAGAGGATACAAAAGAAAAGGAGAAAAAAGATATCAGAAAAAAGACAGACTCTAAAACCAAGGGTCTGATTTCAAAGCTTCAAGGGCAAGCTGAGAAAGACGATActaaggagaaagagaagaaagagaaacCTCCACAAATGAAGGATAGCAAGATAAGAGGAATGTTCTCTAAAGTAGAGGAAAAACAGAAAGAACTCAGAGGTACTGAGATTAAGGAAAAGAGGAATAATGAGAAGGACAAAGAGAGCGAAAACACCAAATCACACAGGAAACCAAGTAGAGTCCAggatgagacacagagagacagtcaaAAGAAGACAGAAAGGACTCCTAATAAATACAGTAAAGCCAGCAATGTAAACCTAGAGAACAGTAGTAGGGAAGAACGCTCGGCTGGTGAAGTCATGGAGGgagacgaggaggacgaggaggccAGCATGTTTGATGAGCTCCTTGAGCATGTCAGAAAAGACGACCCTTTAATGACTGAGCTCAATGTCAACAACTCAGACGTCATCAAGAACCACACCCTCATCCAGTTTGCAGAggcactacaacacaacacacatgTCAAGACGTTTGCTTTAGCCAACACCCGAGCTGACGACCACGTGGCTTATGCCATTGCTGGCACTCTGCGGAACAACACGTCTCTGACTAACGTCATCCTTGACTCCAACCACCTCACTGGCAAGGGAATTTTGGCCGTGGTACACGCCTTAGATAAAAATTTTACAGTCACTGAACTGCGCTTCCACAACCAGCGACACATCTGTGGAGGCAAGACAGAGATGGAAATGGCCAATGCATTGAGAAACAACACCAGGTTGCTGAAGCTGGGCTACGTCTTTGAGCTGGCCGGCCCAAGAATGACCATGACCAACATCCTGAGTCGGAACATGGACCTGCAGCGGCAACGTCGACTGGAGGAGAAGAAACAGGCACAGCAGCAAGCCCAGCCATCCCAGCAGCCTCAGCCATTCCAGCCATCACGTCAGACACCACAACCACAGACCAACACAAAAAAGAACACATTGCCTTTGGGGAAGTTTTCTCGTGAACCTTCAACTCAACCCCAACCCAAGTCTGTTGGTGAGACTAACAGGACAGGAAACCTCCTGAAAACATCCCCCTTTTTGTCCCCCCCTAAACCCTCACCTGAACCGTTCCACAATGTGAGCCCCAAAGCTGGGGACAAAGCGAGCCCCAAGGCTGTGGGTAAGCTAAACCCTAAGGCTTGGGGTGGTAGGTCTGGACCAGGGTCTACAACACCTCCACCTAAGGCTGGGGATGGTGTATCTGGTCCTGGGTCTACACCACCTCCACCTCAGGCTCTTAAGGCTGGCCGATCTGGACcagcaccaccacctcctccccctgCCCCAGTGTTAGAAGGCCTAAGGAAAGCCCTCATGCCTGCCTCACAGAGGAAACTCAACAGGCAGACTTCACGCCATGGAGAGAGGAACACTAGGGACCAGTTGCTGGACTCCATTCGCAACAGCACAATGAAAGCTCTAAAAAAG GTTGATGTTCCAAAGCTGCTTCAGTAA